In the genome of Flexistipes sinusarabici DSM 4947, one region contains:
- a CDS encoding cytochrome c3 family protein, whose amino-acid sequence MPQNILKNLAIILLFSVSVTAFAAGNGLHIYFPREGSVVNSGTIHVIGSQGSEKPVTIQVDKRNYKVENFQKAQDIDSIKGTSFMFMQKVSLKEGLNLITIKADAGVEKINVRYVTSMEAYKNKMKKKTHFHMNEDKTICKSCHTFETNKGCRSCHKEKGNDKFIHGPAAAWKCLQCHDKNNYLVPFKPVSSKCIQCHQEFSEKMYNANYAHGPAISGYCTICHDPHGADNRYLLKAAVNKLCNNCHTAKKSGVHVLANFTGNAHPTSGVIIKSTGKEISCVSCHNPHYGKTPQMFQNGAEKFMTLCAECHEDKF is encoded by the coding sequence ATGCCACAGAATATTTTGAAAAATCTTGCAATAATTCTGCTATTTAGTGTATCTGTCACTGCTTTTGCGGCGGGAAACGGATTGCATATCTATTTTCCCCGCGAAGGCAGTGTTGTTAACAGTGGCACGATACATGTAATAGGCAGTCAGGGCTCTGAAAAGCCTGTCACCATACAGGTGGATAAACGCAATTATAAGGTTGAAAACTTTCAGAAAGCGCAGGACATAGACAGTATCAAAGGTACTTCGTTTATGTTTATGCAAAAGGTCAGCCTTAAAGAAGGATTAAATCTGATTACGATAAAGGCAGATGCCGGCGTTGAAAAAATTAATGTCCGTTATGTTACTTCTATGGAAGCTTATAAAAACAAGATGAAAAAGAAGACACACTTTCATATGAACGAGGATAAAACAATCTGTAAAAGCTGCCACACCTTTGAAACAAATAAAGGTTGCAGGAGTTGTCACAAAGAAAAAGGGAACGATAAATTTATTCACGGACCGGCGGCTGCATGGAAATGTCTGCAGTGTCACGATAAAAATAATTATCTTGTTCCGTTTAAACCTGTTTCCTCAAAGTGTATCCAATGTCATCAGGAATTTTCGGAAAAGATGTATAATGCAAATTATGCGCATGGTCCTGCTATTTCCGGTTACTGTACTATATGTCACGACCCACACGGTGCAGACAACAGATATCTTTTAAAGGCCGCTGTTAACAAACTTTGCAATAACTGCCATACGGCCAAGAAATCTGGTGTACATGTGCTTGCAAATTTTACCGGAAATGCACATCCAACAAGCGGGGTTATAATAAAGTCTACAGGGAAGGAAATCTCATGTGTTTCCTGTCATAACCCGCACTATGGTAAGACTCCGCAAATGTTTCAGAATGGAGCGGAAAAATTCATGACATTATGTGCAGAATGTCATGAAGACAAGTTTTGA
- a CDS encoding IS5 family transposase, which yields MRPKKQDSTTQELLEPLLVNIIDMKHPLIQLADKIDWEYFEKEFGSLYHRNDGRPGIPMRMMVGFHYLKYTYNLSDEDVVHGWKENPYWQYFTGEKVFQTKVPINPTSMTRFRNRLKEEDLLKFLEETINTAFRSGYLNKNDVKKVAADTTVQEKNITFPTDIKLFYTMIKYLVKFSKKHEIRLKETHEYSGKKLLMKYSGYVHAKQYKRAGKAVKKMKTKMGKLYRSIERVLPEELRNSDEFQQLKLFYESLWNRSKKSKNKLYSLHSPEVECISKGKSHKRYEFGNKVGFVGTLKKNFILSCKSFHGNPYDGHTLEENLCEAKTLLGSNGTIDTILVDLGYRKHNYRGDAKVHVVPRSMKKFKVNFKRLLKRRSCVEATIGHTKRDNRMDRNYLKGKEGDKANAILAASGHNLRLILAFLLFFLKKFMDNIAKKLANFANEVFLDKKYAKIYV from the coding sequence ATGCGTCCTAAGAAGCAAGATTCGACGACACAAGAGCTTTTAGAACCACTGCTTGTTAACATTATAGATATGAAACATCCATTAATACAATTAGCAGATAAAATAGACTGGGAATATTTTGAGAAAGAATTTGGCAGTCTTTATCACCGTAACGATGGTCGCCCAGGAATTCCAATGCGTATGATGGTTGGGTTTCATTATTTGAAATACACGTACAATTTGAGTGATGAAGACGTGGTGCATGGCTGGAAAGAAAACCCTTACTGGCAGTACTTCACTGGAGAAAAGGTATTCCAGACAAAGGTGCCGATAAATCCAACCAGCATGACAAGATTTCGGAATCGTTTAAAAGAAGAAGATTTGTTGAAGTTTTTAGAGGAGACAATTAACACTGCTTTTCGTAGTGGTTATCTTAATAAGAATGACGTAAAGAAAGTAGCTGCAGATACGACGGTGCAGGAAAAGAACATAACGTTTCCAACGGACATAAAACTTTTTTATACAATGATCAAATATCTTGTGAAATTTTCAAAGAAGCATGAGATAAGGTTAAAGGAGACACATGAATATTCCGGCAAGAAGCTATTGATGAAATATAGTGGCTATGTTCATGCGAAACAGTACAAGAGAGCGGGTAAGGCAGTAAAAAAGATGAAGACAAAGATGGGCAAATTATATCGTTCTATAGAAAGGGTTTTACCTGAGGAATTGAGGAATTCGGATGAGTTTCAACAGCTAAAGTTATTTTACGAGAGTTTGTGGAATCGGAGTAAAAAGAGCAAGAACAAACTTTACAGTCTTCACAGTCCAGAGGTTGAGTGCATTAGCAAGGGCAAGAGCCATAAGAGGTATGAGTTTGGTAACAAAGTAGGTTTTGTTGGTACATTGAAGAAGAATTTTATACTGAGTTGCAAATCATTTCACGGCAATCCTTATGACGGTCATACATTAGAAGAGAATTTATGTGAAGCAAAAACCCTTTTGGGTAGTAACGGTACAATAGATACGATATTGGTAGATTTGGGTTACAGGAAGCACAATTATAGAGGGGATGCAAAAGTCCATGTAGTTCCACGCAGTATGAAGAAATTCAAAGTTAATTTTAAGAGGTTATTGAAAAGACGAAGTTGTGTTGAGGCGACGATAGGTCATACTAAGCGAGATAACCGGATGGACAGAAATTATCTGAAAGGCAAAGAGGGAGATAAAGCTAATGCGATTTTGGCAGCAAGTGGACATAATTTAAGGCTGATACTGGCCTTTCTTTTATTTTTTCTCAAAAAATTTATGGATAATATTGCAAAAAAATTAGCAAATTTTGCAAACGAAGTGTTTCTGGATAAAAAGTATGCCAAAATATATGTATAG
- a CDS encoding cytochrome c3 family protein, giving the protein MKRLFLVVLFCFAFSGLSYAAGCVTDECHSDIQNYEYLHGPTAAMQCEVCHTASPKELENHKERPKSFIDFKSPVKDGPVCVMCHSNQRDGENLHFPVENGDCTACHNPHGGNNKFFVKGKAEADTCMQCHEKGMFNKKYQHGPLAAGECASCHDPHASNYKAHLRFPPDKLCYQCHEDKKEAFNKAVVHAPIKKGCTSCHDPHSSNAKFHLKSASEKALCVKCHQKTNPKLMNRIKNAKFQHKPVEDGNCGGCHNPHASQFGKLLRSNVKTVCFSCHTKLGNKVNNAKYVHGPVATSGCPACHSPHGSDNPFILSKYFPKEFYNAYQKGKYQLCFKCHDRDMLDKQYTKKATNFRNGNKNLHYTHVMIKGKGRSCKACHQVHASNQPLQIRKSVPFGSGGWELPVNYTKKKNGGTCVVGCHKPKTYNRKNAYNNQ; this is encoded by the coding sequence GTGAAAAGATTATTTTTGGTAGTGTTGTTTTGTTTTGCATTTTCAGGCCTGAGTTATGCTGCCGGGTGTGTTACGGATGAATGCCACTCAGATATTCAAAACTATGAGTATCTGCATGGTCCCACTGCAGCTATGCAGTGCGAAGTTTGCCATACGGCAAGCCCGAAAGAATTGGAAAATCATAAAGAAAGACCCAAAAGTTTTATTGACTTTAAAAGTCCTGTCAAAGATGGACCGGTATGTGTAATGTGCCACAGTAACCAGAGAGATGGGGAAAATCTTCATTTTCCCGTTGAAAACGGAGATTGTACAGCCTGTCACAACCCTCACGGCGGGAATAATAAATTTTTTGTGAAAGGTAAGGCCGAAGCGGACACTTGTATGCAGTGTCATGAAAAAGGTATGTTTAACAAAAAGTACCAGCACGGTCCGTTGGCAGCCGGAGAATGTGCATCCTGTCACGATCCGCATGCTTCAAACTACAAAGCGCACCTTAGATTTCCTCCGGACAAATTGTGTTATCAGTGTCATGAAGATAAAAAAGAAGCATTTAATAAAGCCGTTGTTCACGCACCTATAAAAAAAGGATGTACCTCCTGCCACGATCCCCACAGCTCTAACGCTAAATTTCACCTGAAATCCGCCAGTGAAAAAGCACTATGTGTGAAATGCCATCAAAAAACCAATCCTAAACTGATGAATCGAATAAAAAATGCTAAATTCCAGCATAAACCTGTGGAAGACGGCAACTGCGGTGGGTGTCATAATCCACATGCTTCTCAATTCGGAAAGCTTCTGCGTTCAAATGTAAAAACCGTCTGTTTCAGCTGCCATACCAAGCTTGGAAACAAGGTGAATAATGCAAAATATGTACACGGTCCTGTTGCCACAAGTGGCTGCCCCGCCTGTCATAGCCCTCACGGCTCGGATAATCCTTTTATACTGTCAAAATATTTCCCAAAAGAATTTTACAACGCTTACCAAAAGGGAAAGTATCAGCTCTGTTTTAAGTGTCATGACCGGGATATGCTTGACAAACAATATACAAAAAAGGCCACTAACTTCAGAAACGGAAATAAAAACCTTCATTATACCCATGTTATGATTAAAGGCAAAGGAAGGAGCTGTAAAGCCTGTCATCAAGTTCATGCCTCAAATCAGCCATTACAGATTAGAAAAAGTGTGCCATTCGGCAGCGGAGGCTGGGAACTTCCTGTGAATTACACGAAAAAGAAGAATGGCGGTACCTGTGTTGTGGGATGTCATAAACCAAAAACATACAACAGGAAAAATGCGTATAATAATCAGTGA
- a CDS encoding sensor histidine kinase, with product MLKRVRKRFSELSLTKKFLIVAISIMFIFLLVMNIMIQYHFKNYFISRERQHFTYSLHSILRNRVRFFTFRKSWNENMDFNPLVNILKREKGVIDIILYSAEGKRFYSLISGNKASAPSKSEGLRKALRGEPYFEINDLSNTESYDYLKNVTDARYVQEIYYPVLHKGEVQGVIEVYKDFTDVMNAINNTRYQAAGLTLLGFIIYIAVLSWIVLKIEKHEKELQAEVMKYQKLSLLGQFASKMAHEIGTPIHVIMGNLDLMEDVTEDNVILKRIDSVSRQITKIQTIIKNYLYLSKKPEPARSKFDISELIENVVDDLSFAVSDKIEVKTDTQSCMVFSDSGFIEQVLYNFIKNASDSIGEKNGNIFVKSYKEGDYVVIKVYDDGKGVPEEIKEKLFDPFFSTKKTGKGTGLGLSVCKDLVEALNGEIFYDSEDNYTIFGIKVPVREDVS from the coding sequence GTGCTTAAAAGAGTTAGGAAAAGATTTTCTGAACTGAGTTTAACAAAAAAATTCCTGATAGTTGCAATTTCCATTATGTTCATATTTTTGCTTGTTATGAACATTATGATTCAGTACCATTTCAAAAATTATTTTATAAGCAGGGAAAGGCAGCATTTTACGTACTCGCTGCATAGTATTCTGAGAAACAGAGTTCGTTTTTTTACCTTCAGAAAGTCCTGGAATGAAAATATGGACTTCAATCCCCTTGTTAATATACTGAAAAGGGAAAAAGGGGTAATAGACATTATCCTGTATTCTGCTGAGGGTAAGCGTTTTTACTCTCTTATAAGTGGTAATAAAGCGAGTGCTCCTTCCAAGAGTGAGGGGCTGCGGAAAGCTTTGAGGGGAGAGCCGTATTTCGAAATAAATGATCTTTCCAATACGGAAAGTTATGATTATCTAAAGAATGTTACCGATGCCCGGTATGTTCAGGAAATTTATTATCCAGTGTTGCATAAAGGTGAAGTGCAAGGGGTCATAGAAGTATACAAGGATTTTACCGACGTAATGAATGCCATTAATAATACCCGGTATCAGGCTGCTGGTTTAACTTTACTGGGTTTTATAATATATATTGCAGTGTTGAGCTGGATTGTTCTGAAAATAGAAAAACATGAAAAGGAACTTCAGGCAGAAGTGATGAAATATCAGAAGCTTTCTTTACTGGGGCAGTTTGCTTCAAAGATGGCTCATGAGATAGGGACACCTATTCATGTAATAATGGGTAATCTCGATTTAATGGAGGATGTTACTGAAGACAATGTAATTCTGAAAAGGATAGACAGTGTTTCAAGACAGATTACCAAAATACAAACGATTATAAAAAATTATCTTTATCTTTCCAAAAAACCCGAGCCTGCACGCTCAAAATTTGATATAAGCGAGTTAATAGAAAATGTTGTTGATGATCTTTCATTTGCGGTATCCGATAAAATAGAAGTAAAAACCGATACTCAAAGCTGTATGGTTTTTTCAGACAGCGGATTTATTGAGCAGGTCCTGTATAATTTTATTAAGAATGCTTCCGACAGCATAGGAGAAAAAAACGGTAATATTTTTGTAAAAAGTTATAAAGAAGGCGATTATGTTGTAATAAAGGTTTATGATGACGGAAAAGGTGTGCCGGAAGAGATAAAGGAAAAGTTATTCGACCCGTTTTTTTCCACCAAGAAAACGGGAAAAGGTACCGGTCTCGGTCTTTCCGTTTGCAAAGATCTTGTAGAGGCATTAAACGGAGAGATTTTTTACGATTCTGAAGATAACTATACAATTTTTGGTATAAAAGTGCCTGTGAGGGAAGATGTCTCTTAG
- a CDS encoding cytochrome c3 family protein, whose amino-acid sequence MIRYLLFMTFILCISVPNVHSSDSHEFTFMMGKYAGKKYCMYCHKGQSSYDLKPMWGEESIKKGYNYLSPDVNEKSYKKLIGVFRKITNVCLSCHNDYASHEDIHPISVNIMESDQRSLSVHQYKGKINGVLPLFGKNKEILECPTCHDPHTKEASLLRVGKNKLCKSCHDQ is encoded by the coding sequence ATGATTAGGTATTTACTTTTTATGACTTTTATTTTATGTATTTCGGTACCAAACGTTCATTCGTCTGATTCACATGAGTTTACGTTTATGATGGGAAAGTATGCAGGAAAAAAGTATTGTATGTACTGCCATAAAGGCCAAAGTTCCTATGATTTAAAGCCGATGTGGGGAGAGGAAAGTATCAAAAAAGGGTATAACTACTTGTCACCTGATGTTAATGAAAAATCTTACAAAAAACTGATAGGTGTATTCCGGAAAATTACCAATGTTTGTCTATCCTGCCATAACGACTATGCTAGTCATGAAGATATTCATCCTATCAGTGTCAACATAATGGAGAGTGACCAAAGAAGCCTTTCTGTTCATCAATATAAGGGTAAAATAAACGGTGTTCTTCCTTTATTCGGAAAAAATAAGGAGATTTTGGAGTGCCCGACCTGCCACGATCCTCATACCAAGGAAGCCTCTCTGCTCAGAGTGGGAAAGAATAAACTTTGCAAGAGCTGTCACGACCAATGA
- a CDS encoding cytochrome c3 family protein has protein sequence MNKMIICLILLLAGVQLYAKGGGNPDSAKECAICHYEWMDPFFYEFKGTDLVPYQKERVVATQEICFGCHDGTVADSRKRVWAKDMHKTGVEIPENMDVPDILPLENGKIVCKTCHTAHVTGNPKREGYERSIFLRMENGNSELCKSCHTKKAGHYNHPQKQVNYKISQKFYEYGGELGMDHNQVICQSCHTPHGPKESKLLIGHLEDSDICSMCHTDKLNPNLSYKKGLLNHPVNINHKDEKEVKLLKSYGGTFAGKNEIICLTCHNTHKGVSEQLLVLSNRGDQLCLVCHENKKEIYRTKHDMKREKGFTNKMGESPFNHGVCNACHGPHGWSLKLGKGDDLVEKACLSCHSKGLAAGEKTINNNLHNHPTGKKPEKVKKLPLFGEVIDYFAENFDKNESVMTCATCHNVHKKTENFLRDGIKNSGLCLDCHKGKKEILSTEHGKTGINCLSCHRIHNSKNKKLLKKDKIDREGAGQGCFNCHRKGEKAEEKLIGKNSHPVSIKFKAGMSEKINTDEKMLTCVSCHNPHKKTENLNEMGMNFMRIEGKNYDEVCSQCHENKDKIYESDHDLRQSGKSKNTCNQCHLVHNAKSERMIFSFKVSEDEGKSICLNCHKDGGMAEEKTIKHVSHPVGTVEKFGGNRKYLDNKNGKYFLSCNTCHDPHLNGPDKGDEGDINNSFIKINTGENVCLACHTEKKEIYETKHYVVEFPEKDEKAERLVEEGDVCGICHTVHNSGEYLLPNDKDGPVKWCKNCHSENGYAEEKTFDTSHPYNEKFNADIDMPLFNGKLVCATCHNPHSSNNKFVRIQTKDGNDFKFCSECHGEKKQIVRSDHNMLIFKNANFDNVCSSCHKMHNFPADNSFLFPFEVLSEKGFVKEVCFYCHSKGGIAEEKTLKRYGHPDIPVTYRYNQKIADLVYNRKGENDILGSITCATCHDVHKWTWKKGTHYRPVGNLEGNQMNSFLRFDEVTGMCSACHGVEALPRFKYYHTNKYRGKEYKGGERKKSIFDLIIGH, from the coding sequence ATGAATAAAATGATTATTTGTCTGATACTATTACTTGCGGGTGTTCAGCTATACGCAAAGGGCGGTGGCAACCCTGACTCTGCCAAAGAGTGTGCGATATGCCATTATGAATGGATGGATCCGTTTTTCTATGAGTTTAAAGGGACAGATCTGGTGCCATATCAGAAAGAACGGGTTGTTGCTACGCAGGAAATATGTTTCGGATGTCACGACGGTACTGTTGCTGACAGCAGAAAAAGGGTGTGGGCAAAGGATATGCACAAAACAGGTGTTGAAATACCTGAGAATATGGATGTCCCCGATATCCTTCCTTTGGAAAACGGCAAAATTGTGTGCAAAACCTGTCATACGGCTCACGTCACCGGCAATCCAAAGCGAGAGGGGTACGAGCGAAGTATTTTCCTTAGAATGGAAAATGGAAATTCAGAGCTTTGCAAAAGCTGTCATACAAAAAAGGCCGGCCATTATAATCATCCGCAGAAGCAGGTTAACTACAAAATCTCACAGAAGTTTTATGAATACGGCGGTGAATTAGGAATGGATCATAATCAGGTTATTTGCCAGAGCTGCCACACACCCCACGGCCCAAAGGAGAGCAAGCTTCTTATCGGGCATTTGGAGGACTCCGATATATGTTCCATGTGCCATACCGATAAACTGAATCCGAATCTTTCGTATAAAAAAGGGCTGTTGAATCATCCGGTAAATATTAATCATAAAGATGAAAAGGAAGTAAAATTGCTTAAGAGTTACGGCGGTACGTTTGCGGGGAAAAATGAAATTATATGCCTGACCTGTCACAATACGCATAAAGGAGTTAGTGAGCAGCTCCTGGTGCTTTCAAACAGAGGGGATCAGCTTTGTCTTGTGTGTCATGAGAATAAGAAGGAAATATACAGAACCAAGCATGATATGAAAAGAGAGAAAGGATTTACAAACAAAATGGGTGAATCTCCTTTTAACCATGGTGTGTGCAATGCCTGTCACGGTCCACACGGATGGAGCCTGAAACTCGGTAAAGGTGATGATCTTGTGGAGAAGGCATGTTTATCCTGCCATTCAAAAGGTCTTGCGGCTGGGGAAAAGACTATCAATAACAATCTCCATAACCACCCCACCGGCAAAAAGCCTGAAAAAGTTAAGAAACTTCCGCTGTTTGGTGAAGTAATCGATTATTTTGCTGAGAATTTTGACAAAAATGAGTCCGTAATGACCTGTGCAACATGTCACAATGTTCATAAAAAAACTGAAAATTTCCTCAGAGATGGAATAAAGAATTCTGGGTTGTGCCTTGACTGTCACAAGGGAAAAAAGGAAATTTTGAGTACAGAACACGGAAAAACGGGGATAAACTGTTTGAGCTGTCACAGGATTCATAATTCGAAAAATAAAAAACTCCTTAAAAAAGACAAAATTGACAGGGAAGGAGCCGGGCAGGGCTGTTTTAACTGCCATAGAAAGGGCGAAAAAGCTGAAGAAAAATTAATAGGTAAGAATTCACACCCTGTAAGTATAAAATTTAAGGCTGGAATGTCAGAAAAAATCAATACCGATGAGAAAATGCTTACATGCGTTTCCTGTCATAATCCCCACAAAAAAACCGAAAATCTTAATGAGATGGGAATGAATTTTATGAGAATTGAAGGGAAAAATTATGATGAGGTATGTTCCCAATGCCATGAAAATAAGGATAAAATTTATGAGAGCGACCACGATCTGAGACAATCCGGAAAAAGTAAAAATACATGCAATCAATGTCATTTGGTTCACAACGCTAAATCGGAAAGGATGATTTTCAGTTTTAAGGTTTCTGAAGATGAAGGAAAATCAATATGTCTTAACTGTCATAAAGACGGTGGAATGGCTGAGGAGAAAACCATTAAGCATGTATCACATCCTGTGGGGACTGTTGAGAAATTCGGCGGGAACAGAAAATATCTGGATAATAAAAACGGCAAATATTTCCTATCATGCAACACGTGTCACGATCCGCATCTCAACGGTCCAGACAAAGGTGATGAAGGTGACATCAACAACAGTTTTATTAAAATAAATACCGGTGAAAATGTCTGTCTGGCATGCCATACAGAGAAAAAAGAAATTTATGAAACGAAACATTATGTGGTTGAATTTCCTGAAAAAGATGAGAAGGCCGAAAGGTTGGTTGAAGAAGGAGATGTGTGCGGTATCTGTCACACCGTTCACAACAGCGGCGAATATCTTTTGCCAAATGACAAAGATGGGCCTGTAAAATGGTGTAAAAACTGCCACAGTGAAAACGGCTATGCAGAGGAAAAAACGTTTGATACATCCCACCCCTATAATGAAAAATTTAATGCCGATATAGATATGCCGCTTTTCAACGGCAAATTGGTTTGTGCTACATGTCACAACCCTCACTCATCAAACAATAAATTTGTAAGGATACAAACAAAAGACGGCAATGATTTTAAATTCTGCTCAGAATGTCATGGAGAGAAAAAGCAGATTGTACGCTCCGATCATAATATGCTCATTTTCAAAAATGCGAATTTTGACAATGTTTGCAGCAGCTGCCATAAAATGCACAATTTTCCTGCGGACAACAGTTTTCTTTTCCCTTTTGAAGTTTTATCTGAGAAAGGATTTGTAAAAGAAGTCTGCTTTTACTGCCATAGTAAGGGCGGAATAGCCGAAGAGAAGACGCTAAAGCGTTACGGGCATCCTGATATACCCGTTACTTACAGGTATAATCAGAAAATTGCCGATCTTGTGTATAACAGAAAGGGAGAAAATGATATATTAGGATCAATCACCTGCGCCACATGTCATGATGTGCATAAATGGACATGGAAAAAAGGAACTCATTACAGGCCTGTGGGGAATCTGGAAGGAAATCAAATGAACAGTTTTCTGAGGTTTGATGAGGTGACTGGCATGTGTTCCGCCTGTCATGGAGTGGAAGCTCTGCCAAGGTTTAAGTATTACCATACAAATAAGTACAGGGGGAAGGAATATAAAGGCGGTGAAAGAAAAAAATCGATTTTTGACTTAATTATTGGACATTAA
- a CDS encoding cytochrome C, whose protein sequence is MKVLLVVVFLLSAYSLLFASSCGTYNCHTFDNNNRTGAHNFQRVDGANVSPCAPCHKPHNSGTKIPLWNNVNKFDDGAAYSAYISPSGTLDNIPASNISPISDACMSCHDGMSESTGFISSFFQGNGPMGVFYINYSNAQHPIGMSYDNTSDPGLNGNVVNGEVIGSLGKYKLFGGKVECATCHDPHKKGPSGKDYLWYKFYTSIPNDEGKAVAKILRSSSIQGFCNECHQDK, encoded by the coding sequence ATGAAAGTTTTATTAGTCGTTGTTTTTCTCCTTTCAGCTTATAGTTTGTTATTTGCTTCCTCATGCGGTACTTATAACTGTCACACATTTGATAATAACAACAGGACGGGCGCACATAATTTCCAGAGAGTTGATGGCGCTAATGTCAGCCCATGTGCGCCATGCCATAAGCCTCATAATTCAGGCACAAAGATACCTCTCTGGAATAATGTTAACAAATTTGATGATGGAGCAGCATACTCTGCTTACATCAGCCCCTCAGGTACTCTTGACAATATCCCTGCAAGCAATATTTCGCCAATATCGGATGCTTGTATGTCCTGTCACGACGGAATGTCCGAAAGCACAGGTTTTATATCTTCATTTTTTCAAGGTAATGGTCCTATGGGTGTTTTCTATATAAATTATTCAAATGCCCAGCACCCTATAGGCATGAGCTATGATAATACAAGTGACCCGGGTTTGAACGGCAATGTGGTTAACGGAGAGGTTATCGGCAGTTTAGGAAAGTATAAATTGTTTGGCGGTAAAGTTGAGTGTGCCACATGCCATGATCCTCACAAAAAAGGTCCTTCGGGTAAGGATTATTTATGGTATAAATTTTATACTTCTATCCCCAACGATGAAGGAAAAGCAGTAGCAAAGATTTTAAGGTCAAGTAGCATTCAGGGTTTTTGTAACGAGTGTCATCAGGATAAATAG
- a CDS encoding sigma-54-dependent transcriptional regulator yields MSLRILVVDDDKNSREIIQMFLSKYYTVDVAVNGVHALEMIKSNNYDVIICDFVMNDVDGMDVMREMNKMNKGAHFILITAFGTGDIAVRAIQEGAYEYLSKPFKMSKLKDLLNKLVARTDIKEQKQKNKGKDYSGHSILNTNSEVFLEILKNMARIAQTDVPVLITGESGTGKEILAKSIHEYSKRKNKSFVAVNCNAIPATLLESELFGYEKGAFTGADKPKKGYFEQAQNGSLFLDEIGDLDMELQVKLLRVLQENQVRRIGGSKDINLNVRFIFATNADLDEKLREKKFRSDLYYRLKVTELHLPPLRERKEDIIPIAEFFIQKYSSTDESIVLSDKAKKILMKHDYPGNIRELENIIRSAIILARDTGIIMPHDLDINLSDKSYTKFKKNLTRDEIVRVIRECGGNKKAAAEKLNVSRATLYRLIKKHSIEDV; encoded by the coding sequence ATGTCTCTTAGAATACTTGTAGTTGACGACGACAAAAATTCCAGAGAAATTATCCAGATGTTCCTGAGTAAATACTATACCGTGGATGTTGCGGTCAATGGTGTTCACGCTTTGGAAATGATTAAATCCAATAATTATGATGTCATTATATGCGACTTTGTGATGAATGATGTGGACGGTATGGATGTTATGAGAGAAATGAACAAAATGAATAAGGGAGCACATTTCATTTTAATTACAGCATTCGGGACAGGAGATATTGCGGTTAGGGCGATCCAGGAAGGTGCTTATGAATATTTGAGTAAACCTTTTAAAATGAGCAAACTGAAAGATCTTCTTAATAAGCTTGTAGCCCGTACGGATATTAAAGAGCAAAAGCAGAAAAATAAGGGAAAAGATTATTCCGGTCATTCAATATTAAACACCAATTCGGAAGTTTTTCTTGAAATACTGAAAAATATGGCAAGGATAGCCCAGACAGATGTGCCGGTTCTGATTACAGGCGAAAGCGGCACGGGAAAAGAAATCCTGGCCAAATCCATTCATGAATACAGCAAAAGAAAGAATAAAAGTTTTGTGGCAGTCAACTGCAATGCAATCCCCGCCACACTTCTGGAATCAGAACTTTTTGGATATGAAAAGGGAGCTTTTACAGGTGCGGACAAACCTAAGAAAGGGTATTTTGAGCAGGCACAAAACGGTTCACTTTTCCTGGATGAAATCGGGGATTTGGATATGGAGCTGCAGGTAAAGCTTTTGAGGGTGCTCCAGGAAAATCAGGTGAGACGGATAGGGGGCAGCAAGGATATTAATTTAAATGTAAGGTTTATTTTTGCCACGAATGCTGATCTGGATGAAAAACTCAGGGAAAAGAAATTCAGATCAGATTTATATTACAGACTGAAAGTGACCGAACTTCACCTTCCCCCGTTAAGAGAAAGGAAAGAGGATATAATTCCCATCGCTGAATTTTTTATTCAAAAATATTCATCGACGGATGAGAGCATTGTGCTGAGTGATAAAGCTAAAAAGATATTGATGAAACATGATTATCCGGGGAATATCAGAGAGCTTGAAAATATTATCCGAAGTGCGATAATTTTAGCCAGAGACACGGGAATAATAATGCCTCACGATCTGGACATTAATCTGTCTGATAAAAGTTATACAAAATTTAAAAAGAACTTAACAAGAGATGAGATAGTCAGAGTTATAAGGGAATGCGGCGGGAACAAGAAAGCTGCCGCAGAGAAGCTCAATGTGAGCCGTGCGACACTTTACCGCCTGATTAAAAAGCATTCTATAGAAGATGTGTAA